The DNA sequence TCGGCGCGGGTGACCTCGACGAGGACTCGTGGACCGACATCGAGGACACGTTGCTGATGGCCGACCTGGGTGCGGCGATCACGGACCAGATCGTCGCGGCGCTGCGGGAGCAGATCGTGGCGCGCGGTGTGCGCACGTCCGACGACGCGCGGGCGTTGCTGCGGGACGTGCTGGTCGACGCGCTGCACCCGGAGATGGCCCGCGCGGTGAACGCGCTGCCGCACGTCAACGGCTCCGGCGGCGTGAAGCCGGCCGTCGTGCTGGTGGTCGGGGTGAACGGCGTCGGCAAGACCACGACGACGGGCAAGCTGGCGCGCGTGCTGGTGGCCGACGGCCGGACCGTGCTGCTGGGTGCGGCGGACACGTTCCGCGCGGCGGCGGCCGACCAGTTGGAGACGTGGGGCTCGCGGGTCGGCGCGTCGACCGTGCGCGGTGCCGAGGGCGCCGACCCGGCGTCGGTGGCGTTCGAGGCGGTGAAGCAGGGCGTCGCGGCCGGCGTGGACACCGTGCTGATCGACACCGCGGGCCGGCTGCACACCAAGACCGGCCTGATGGACGAGCTGGGCAAGGTCAAGCGCGTGGTGGAGAAGCAGGCGGAGGTGGACGAGGTGCTCCTCGTGCTCGACGCCACCACCGGGCAGAACGGCCTGACCCAGGCGCGGGTGTTCGCCGAGGTCGTCGACGTGACCGGCATCGTGCTGACCAAGCTGGACGGCACCGCCAAGGGCGGCATCGTGTTCCAGGTCCAACGCGAGCTGGGCGTCCCCGTGAAGCTGGTCGGCCTGGGCGAGGGCGCCGACCACCTGGCCCCCTTCGAACCGACCGCCTTCGTCGACGCCCTCCTCTCCTGACCCGAGAGTCGAACGCTCAGGTCCCGAGAGTCGAACCTTCAGGACCCCCGAATTCAACGCTCAGGTACGCACTCGTGTGACCTGGACGTGGAACTCGGGGGTCCTGAGCGTTCGACACGCGGGACCTGAGCGTTCGACTCACGCGGGGGTGGAGGTGGTGAGGCGGGTGGCGGTGGC is a window from the Saccharothrix saharensis genome containing:
- the ftsY gene encoding signal recognition particle-docking protein FtsY; the protein is MSTTSLIWIIVVVAALLAVALVTGVVLARRRRISLTEPEQDKPAKGYQAGGAITFNAPAPPVAEPTRPAEPVERAGASPAPAPVEPVEHPVADRTEVDGQPGVGDDAAVPRDSVKRGFVEVDLPEEASEIEEIEPTSGRLERLRGRLSRSRSTFGQGLLGLLGAGDLDEDSWTDIEDTLLMADLGAAITDQIVAALREQIVARGVRTSDDARALLRDVLVDALHPEMARAVNALPHVNGSGGVKPAVVLVVGVNGVGKTTTTGKLARVLVADGRTVLLGAADTFRAAAADQLETWGSRVGASTVRGAEGADPASVAFEAVKQGVAAGVDTVLIDTAGRLHTKTGLMDELGKVKRVVEKQAEVDEVLLVLDATTGQNGLTQARVFAEVVDVTGIVLTKLDGTAKGGIVFQVQRELGVPVKLVGLGEGADHLAPFEPTAFVDALLS